The following coding sequences are from one Paenibacillus sp. FSL R5-0912 window:
- a CDS encoding sensor histidine kinase gives MFYSLRSRLMLAFSILLILPITAVVFILSKESAEQIRKSTQTSTLQTIDQFASHVSTLLTQIEDMGNQVLSSNITQEWITADLNDESTKGEKYLAKQKLRELLSSYAINNSNVISISTFAKDKGGLWTQDLSYLKSSWYSQFKEQDVRWTQAHQDRDQADDSMRSREINSLVLPLVQLQSLKDVGVIKINYPTELLRQDMDKISFGKSGKAFLLTAEGLSVLHQDLTGAEQVLSGGLAALQKHSGGETSGIFPLRQGGTDYLFFYRRLPAQNWLIVGEVPEAELYATITKLKETLLLASFVLLILVIIVALWLSTGITKPLSAMARAMRHVKNGQFELAMKDMPKVRSRQSEVDYVAGVFEQMTHQLKYLIETEFETNLRRKNAEYKALLLQINPHFYNNTLEIISGLAAMKREDLVMDATEALGKMMRYSLSLDTDLVQVSEELGYIRDYLFLLKLRHEDHLMVTVRQDSAADQLLIAKFILQPLVENAVKYSLEKGGVAEVAITSSVCGERLHLQIQDNGPGMTPELIASILADTELRNSVGILNHKGDSIGLRNVLSRCRLYYGEQFEAVLDSKLDTGTTITLKLPLIER, from the coding sequence ATGTTCTACTCGTTACGCAGCAGATTAATGTTGGCTTTTTCGATCCTGCTGATCCTTCCGATTACGGCGGTTGTCTTTATCCTCAGCAAGGAATCGGCGGAGCAGATCCGAAAGTCTACCCAGACTTCGACTCTGCAGACCATAGACCAATTTGCCTCCCATGTCAGCACGCTGCTGACGCAAATTGAGGATATGGGCAACCAGGTGCTGAGCAGCAACATCACACAGGAATGGATAACCGCCGATCTGAACGATGAGAGCACTAAGGGTGAAAAGTATCTGGCCAAGCAAAAGCTGCGTGAGCTGTTATCCTCCTATGCGATCAATAATTCGAATGTGATTTCCATTTCCACCTTTGCGAAGGATAAGGGCGGGTTATGGACACAGGACCTGAGCTATTTGAAGAGCAGCTGGTACAGTCAGTTCAAGGAGCAGGACGTACGCTGGACACAGGCTCATCAGGACAGGGATCAGGCCGACGACAGCATGCGTTCGCGCGAGATCAATAGCCTTGTGCTCCCTTTGGTGCAGCTCCAGTCCCTTAAGGATGTCGGAGTGATCAAAATCAATTATCCTACGGAACTGCTGCGCCAGGATATGGATAAAATCAGCTTCGGCAAAAGCGGCAAAGCCTTTTTACTGACGGCGGAAGGCCTCAGTGTACTCCATCAGGATCTGACAGGAGCTGAGCAGGTGCTTAGCGGCGGACTTGCTGCTTTGCAGAAACATAGCGGAGGTGAGACCAGCGGCATTTTTCCGCTTCGCCAAGGGGGGACCGACTATCTGTTCTTTTACCGCAGGCTGCCTGCACAGAACTGGCTGATCGTCGGCGAGGTGCCGGAGGCGGAGCTGTATGCCACCATCACCAAGCTCAAAGAAACGCTGCTCCTTGCCAGCTTTGTTCTACTGATCCTTGTGATTATTGTCGCGCTGTGGCTCTCCACCGGCATAACGAAGCCACTAAGTGCCATGGCCCGGGCCATGCGGCATGTCAAAAACGGGCAGTTCGAGCTGGCGATGAAGGATATGCCAAAGGTTAGATCACGGCAGAGCGAAGTGGACTATGTGGCCGGTGTATTTGAGCAGATGACCCATCAGCTGAAGTATCTGATTGAGACAGAATTCGAGACCAATCTGCGCCGGAAAAATGCCGAATACAAAGCACTCCTGCTGCAGATAAATCCACATTTTTACAACAATACACTGGAGATCATCAGCGGTCTGGCGGCGATGAAACGAGAGGATCTGGTCATGGACGCCACGGAAGCACTGGGTAAAATGATGCGTTATTCGCTGAGTCTCGATACGGATCTGGTACAAGTCAGCGAGGAATTGGGCTACATCCGTGACTACCTGTTCCTCCTAAAGCTGCGGCATGAGGATCATCTGATGGTGACGGTCCGGCAGGATTCCGCCGCGGATCAGCTGCTGATCGCCAAGTTTATTCTGCAGCCGCTGGTAGAGAATGCGGTGAAGTACAGCCTGGAAAAAGGGGGGGTCGCCGAGGTGGCGATCACCTCCAGTGTGTGTGGAGAGCGCCTGCACCTGCAGATACAGGATAACGGTCCAGGAATGACACCGGAACTGATCGCCAGCATTCTTGCCGATACGGAGCTTAGGAACAGTGTGGGAATCTTAAATCATAAAGGGGACAGCATCGGATTGCGCAATGTGCTCTCCCGCTGCCGCCTGTATTACGGCGAGCAGTTTGAAGCCGTGCTTGATTCGAAGCTAGATACAGGAACAACCATTACACTGAAGCTGCCGCTGATAGAGAGGTGA
- a CDS encoding ABC transporter substrate-binding protein, producing the protein MNSKSKVVLSAMLACGLLAGCGSKGDNAKPEAGASSAPKEEKVSLTFWRNSGNDTENSAYDKLVASFNEAHPNIKVEMSPIPYADYDTKLRTSIASGNPPDIMAIDGPNMASYAQAGALQPLTTYFKKDGNLEDIPESTIATYTYNNEIYMAPLTESSIALFYNKKMFEAKGIPLPSKNPEEPWTWDQVLDAAKKLNDPAKGVYGIDPAQGFGNAGATAYFKYPIIWQFGGDIMSPDGTTSKGYLDKPETKKALQFFSDLYNKDKVSSLEYPPDPFPNNQLAMTVDGSWSLGNYADKFPNFKLGEDYDIAPLPKETQQAVANGSWSLAISSKSKNAEAAWQFVNWVTGSEGAKTYCSITKDIPARYSVAKEFPELGQYPKNIFVVQNQKFGRPRPITPIFPQMSEAVNKMIEEVTIAGRNVDASVADAIKKIDKAYADLPQK; encoded by the coding sequence TTGAACAGTAAGAGTAAAGTGGTACTAAGCGCGATGTTGGCATGCGGACTGCTCGCCGGATGTGGAAGCAAAGGGGATAACGCGAAGCCGGAGGCGGGAGCTTCGTCAGCCCCCAAAGAAGAGAAGGTGTCTCTGACGTTCTGGAGAAACTCGGGCAATGACACCGAAAATTCAGCCTATGACAAGCTGGTGGCCTCGTTTAATGAAGCGCATCCTAATATCAAGGTTGAGATGAGTCCGATTCCGTATGCCGATTACGACACCAAGCTGAGAACATCTATTGCTTCGGGCAATCCGCCTGATATTATGGCCATCGACGGCCCGAATATGGCTTCTTACGCCCAGGCGGGTGCCTTACAGCCGCTGACCACCTATTTCAAGAAGGACGGTAACCTGGAGGATATTCCGGAATCGACCATTGCCACGTACACCTATAATAATGAAATTTACATGGCTCCGCTCACCGAATCCTCCATTGCTCTTTTCTATAATAAAAAAATGTTTGAAGCGAAGGGAATTCCTCTTCCCTCCAAGAACCCGGAAGAGCCTTGGACTTGGGATCAGGTGCTGGATGCAGCTAAAAAGCTTAACGACCCGGCCAAAGGCGTGTACGGCATTGATCCGGCACAAGGCTTCGGTAATGCTGGAGCAACAGCATACTTTAAATATCCGATTATTTGGCAGTTTGGCGGCGATATCATGAGCCCGGATGGAACAACCTCCAAAGGCTACCTGGATAAGCCAGAGACCAAAAAGGCGCTGCAATTCTTCTCCGACCTGTATAATAAAGATAAAGTGTCCTCTCTGGAATACCCGCCAGATCCGTTCCCGAACAACCAGCTGGCGATGACGGTTGACGGCTCCTGGTCACTGGGCAATTATGCCGACAAGTTTCCTAATTTCAAATTAGGCGAAGATTATGATATCGCGCCACTTCCGAAGGAAACCCAGCAGGCTGTCGCGAACGGAAGCTGGTCGCTGGCCATTTCCTCGAAGAGTAAAAATGCCGAAGCTGCCTGGCAGTTTGTAAACTGGGTGACTGGTTCTGAAGGGGCTAAGACCTATTGCTCTATCACAAAAGATATTCCGGCCCGCTATTCAGTAGCCAAGGAGTTCCCTGAGCTAGGTCAATATCCGAAGAATATCTTTGTCGTACAGAATCAGAAATTCGGCAGACCGCGTCCAATTACACCGATCTTCCCGCAAATGTCCGAAGCGGTAAACAAGATGATTGAGGAAGTGACCATCGCCGGACGCAACGTGGATGCATCCGTTGCCGACGCCATCAAAAAGATTGACAAGGCGTATGCAGATCTACCGCAAAAATAA
- a CDS encoding response regulator, whose amino-acid sequence MYKLFIADDEQLVVETLSAVIDWNAYGIGIVGTATNGKQALERILQSDPDIVLTDIRMPGLNGLELIRALKEKGRKAECIIISGYSEFEYAKEAIELEAVDYLIKPAELEEVAKTVSRALKRLERKADATENRPELRNVAALDRAAFTDLIVHAKRPSFDQTPYERYNQFAVLVIGSTETLWLERMKNNGATDALLSFLTNRGIVVELLYEQQKVILLCMAAMEDNEPLTEILLAAAEAFSNDSSADDISLSFGLGPVVTGIIQANLSFAAADKACEMGVFFGVPVMEGSGLEEITRVSEQWLTHWSENIQSFVRYEQKEFEEMLERWTEWGTGRLMAPVLLKKAGIEWGNRMLDLIEQDYGIKIEKVIGARTQLMDRILETPDWASLQQQLLNLTKSVQFYLSVTKTTMKEKVVQEIKAYLESHYHENIGLDQLAERFGLNSSYVSNLYSKSTGQTILEYVTLLRIQTAKKMLRESSFKIFKISQNVGYDNQRYFCQVFKKVVGVSPGQYREEHMMKSEES is encoded by the coding sequence ATGTATAAACTTTTTATAGCGGATGATGAGCAGCTGGTGGTGGAGACATTGTCGGCCGTGATCGACTGGAATGCTTATGGGATAGGGATCGTGGGGACGGCAACTAACGGCAAGCAAGCCCTGGAACGGATTCTTCAGTCCGATCCGGACATTGTGCTGACAGATATTCGGATGCCCGGCCTGAATGGGCTGGAGCTGATCCGTGCCTTGAAGGAGAAAGGCCGTAAGGCGGAATGTATCATCATTAGCGGGTATTCCGAGTTCGAATACGCCAAAGAAGCCATTGAGCTGGAGGCGGTGGATTATCTGATCAAGCCGGCAGAGCTGGAGGAAGTAGCCAAGACTGTCTCGAGAGCGCTCAAGCGTCTGGAGCGTAAAGCGGATGCAACGGAGAATCGCCCTGAGCTTCGGAATGTGGCAGCCTTGGACCGGGCGGCGTTTACAGATCTAATCGTCCATGCCAAACGCCCATCGTTTGATCAGACCCCCTACGAACGATATAACCAGTTTGCGGTCCTCGTGATTGGAAGCACGGAGACGCTGTGGCTCGAACGAATGAAGAACAATGGCGCTACGGATGCTCTCCTTAGCTTTTTGACGAATCGCGGAATCGTTGTGGAGCTGCTGTACGAGCAGCAGAAAGTCATCTTATTATGCATGGCGGCCATGGAGGACAATGAGCCATTAACAGAAATTTTGCTGGCTGCAGCCGAAGCCTTCTCGAATGACAGCTCAGCGGACGATATTTCATTGTCGTTTGGACTGGGGCCGGTGGTAACAGGAATCATACAGGCAAACCTCTCTTTTGCGGCAGCCGATAAGGCATGTGAAATGGGGGTATTCTTTGGGGTTCCGGTTATGGAGGGGAGCGGCTTAGAGGAGATTACCCGCGTATCTGAGCAGTGGCTGACCCATTGGTCTGAGAACATCCAATCCTTCGTCCGTTACGAACAGAAAGAGTTCGAGGAGATGCTTGAACGTTGGACGGAATGGGGGACGGGACGGCTGATGGCTCCTGTTCTGCTGAAGAAGGCAGGCATAGAGTGGGGAAACCGGATGCTCGATCTGATTGAACAGGACTATGGAATCAAGATTGAGAAAGTGATCGGAGCCCGCACGCAGCTGATGGACAGGATACTGGAAACGCCGGACTGGGCGTCTTTGCAGCAACAGTTGCTGAATTTAACGAAGAGTGTGCAATTTTATTTGAGTGTAACCAAGACTACCATGAAGGAAAAAGTGGTTCAAGAAATCAAAGCGTACCTTGAATCCCATTACCATGAAAATATTGGGCTGGATCAATTGGCAGAACGATTCGGGCTCAATTCTTCCTATGTAAGCAACTTGTATTCCAAGTCGACTGGACAGACCATTCTGGAATATGTTACATTGCTGCGCATTCAGACAGCGAAAAAGATGCTGAGAGAAAGCAGCTTCAAAATCTTCAAAATATCCCAAAATGTCGGATATGATAACCAGCGGTATTTCTGCCAGGTGTTCAAGAAGGTTGTGGGCGTAAGTCCCGGCCAGTATAGAGAAGAACATATGATGAAAAGTGAAGAGTCGTAG
- a CDS encoding cache domain-containing sensor histidine kinase: protein MKIHRLFLSISIRSKIIILSIACSLLPLVLIASLTFVYLSKVIENKMSDTTSNLLGSINWNIQTFVNDVEAISKLMLSSRDVQNFLSYTKNDFKEIYDLQNATRSLIVNITNNKSYIRYVYVGSGQRELITTNQWDRLTYDNIYQAVSRTKWYQQVGGMGGRGLWLNSDEVRLVKDSPNLLLYGKQLNNLETLEPIGMLIISIDRRVFDEMFRNISNAENGNLMILEQNKVIYYNSRTAGLKQLPPKEMNLLYSLPERGTRIETMGGERYVITFDTNPVTQWKVVSMIPYSNINSEIVWIRNVTLTLTMVAFLLAAYGSYLISKRITKQLTLLSSVARKAAKREMIEGILFQEEDEIGKIGNQFLRTFRTNSELSDKLIEARLKEREAELHALQSQINPHFLYNTLNSIYLMAERIGAKNISKMVMSLSNMFKLSLNNGDYITTIRNEIDQVKNYLEIQNIRYNGKFEVTIELEPEIEHIRMLKLLIQPLVENAIFHGIELKESQGNIYIRGRIEGDTLVFEVEDDGVGFDPAVTKPKGYALRNIQERIQLHYGQNHGLRIDSIPGIGTKVTLRIGIMD from the coding sequence ATGAAAATACACCGGCTGTTCCTGTCGATCAGCATCCGAAGCAAAATCATTATACTGTCCATCGCCTGTTCCTTGCTGCCGCTTGTCCTGATTGCTTCCTTAACCTTCGTCTATTTAAGCAAAGTGATCGAAAACAAGATGTCCGATACTACCTCCAATTTGCTGGGCTCCATCAATTGGAATATCCAGACGTTCGTGAATGATGTGGAGGCGATCTCGAAGCTGATGTTGTCCTCCCGTGACGTTCAGAATTTCCTTTCCTATACTAAAAATGATTTCAAGGAGATCTATGACCTTCAAAATGCGACCCGCAGTCTGATCGTCAATATTACCAACAACAAATCCTATATACGTTACGTTTACGTAGGCAGCGGGCAAAGGGAACTGATTACCACGAACCAATGGGACAGGTTAACGTACGACAATATCTACCAGGCGGTCTCACGGACGAAATGGTATCAACAGGTGGGAGGTATGGGCGGGCGGGGCTTGTGGCTGAACAGCGATGAAGTCCGGCTTGTCAAGGACAGTCCTAACCTGCTGCTGTACGGTAAACAGTTAAACAACCTGGAGACGCTCGAACCGATCGGCATGTTAATTATTTCAATCGACAGGCGGGTCTTCGATGAAATGTTTCGAAATATTTCCAATGCGGAAAACGGGAATTTGATGATCCTGGAGCAAAATAAAGTCATTTATTATAATTCCCGCACTGCCGGCCTGAAACAGCTTCCTCCCAAAGAAATGAATCTGCTCTATAGCTTGCCTGAACGGGGCACCCGCATCGAAACGATGGGCGGAGAACGGTATGTCATCACCTTCGATACCAATCCGGTAACCCAGTGGAAAGTGGTCAGCATGATCCCTTATTCTAACATCAATTCGGAGATTGTCTGGATACGTAATGTTACGCTCACGCTGACAATGGTGGCTTTCCTGCTGGCCGCTTATGGTTCGTATTTGATCTCGAAGCGTATCACGAAGCAATTGACTTTACTGTCCTCCGTCGCCAGAAAAGCGGCCAAACGGGAGATGATCGAAGGAATCCTCTTTCAGGAGGAAGATGAAATTGGGAAAATAGGCAATCAGTTCTTGAGGACCTTCCGCACCAACTCCGAATTATCAGACAAATTAATAGAAGCCAGGCTGAAGGAGAGGGAAGCAGAGCTGCACGCGCTGCAAAGTCAAATCAACCCTCACTTCCTGTACAATACGCTGAATTCCATATATCTAATGGCCGAACGAATCGGTGCCAAAAACATTTCGAAAATGGTTATGTCGCTGTCTAACATGTTTAAGTTAAGCTTGAATAATGGGGACTATATTACCACTATCCGCAATGAGATCGACCAGGTGAAAAATTATTTGGAGATTCAAAATATCCGCTATAACGGAAAATTCGAGGTGACCATTGAGCTCGAACCGGAAATTGAACATATCCGCATGCTTAAGCTCCTGATACAGCCGCTGGTGGAGAATGCGATTTTTCATGGAATTGAGCTGAAGGAGAGCCAAGGGAATATTTACATTCGGGGACGAATCGAAGGAGATACGCTTGTATTCGAAGTCGAGGATGACGGAGTAGGCTTTGATCCTGCGGTTACGAAGCCTAAGGGCTATGCATTAAGGAATATCCAGGAAAGAATTCAATTGCATTATGGCCAGAACCACGGGCTGCGCATAGACAGCATTCCAGGCATCGGAACCAAAGTTACCCTAAGGATCGGAATAATGGATTAA
- a CDS encoding carbohydrate ABC transporter permease: protein MMKISGYSKAVLLVVSFALLVIQVYPLVWVFISSFKGPNDFSGDNPLSLPSQYTFDNYFNVWSKGNLGTYFSNSFIVAVTTIVLVILFSAMAAFVIEKMSFKWSQSVLFLFLCGIMIPIQVVLIPLFILYNKIGIINTLASLILPQVGFALPISIYLFVSFYKYISNEIMEAAVMDGCGVYQVFWRMIFPLSRNTIVTVVVMNLIFVWNEFIFANTFIHDLKSRTIPVGLMDYIGQYGLTDWGATFAAISITTIPTMVVYFMFNKSVISGMTAGATKG, encoded by the coding sequence ATGATGAAAATTTCTGGCTATTCCAAGGCGGTTCTTCTAGTTGTTTCCTTTGCTCTGCTTGTCATTCAAGTGTATCCGCTGGTCTGGGTGTTCATCTCCAGTTTTAAAGGGCCTAATGATTTTTCAGGGGATAATCCGCTCAGTCTGCCAAGCCAATACACTTTCGATAATTATTTCAATGTGTGGAGCAAAGGGAACCTGGGGACTTATTTTTCCAATAGTTTCATAGTCGCTGTGACGACCATCGTGCTTGTGATCTTATTCAGTGCCATGGCCGCTTTTGTGATCGAGAAGATGTCTTTTAAATGGAGCCAAAGTGTGTTGTTCTTATTTCTGTGCGGCATTATGATTCCGATTCAGGTCGTGCTCATCCCGCTGTTCATTCTTTATAACAAAATAGGAATTATCAATACGCTCGCTTCTCTTATTTTGCCACAAGTAGGTTTTGCCCTGCCGATCTCGATTTATCTGTTCGTAAGCTTCTATAAATACATTTCGAATGAGATCATGGAGGCCGCTGTAATGGATGGCTGCGGTGTGTACCAGGTGTTCTGGCGGATGATTTTCCCTCTATCCCGGAATACGATAGTTACAGTTGTCGTTATGAATCTGATATTCGTCTGGAATGAATTTATATTCGCCAATACGTTTATTCATGATCTGAAATCACGGACCATTCCAGTTGGCTTAATGGATTATATTGGACAGTACGGTTTGACGGATTGGGGAGCGACCTTTGCTGCCATCAGCATCACGACCATTCCGACGATGGTGGTCTATTTCATGTTCAACAAGAGCGTTATTTCCGGCATGACCGCAGGAGCAACGAAAGGTTGA
- a CDS encoding carbohydrate ABC transporter permease, which produces MDKVLRNRKAALVFLLPALLVYLLTVLAPILWSMYFSFFSWDGVSDMLYIGFDNYTKMFGGDKTFWKAFSNNLIYVSIIVAMQVLLGLLVAILLTNITKGRELFKTLYFAPAIITSVAIAQLFQNVYSFEPVGILNFCLQQIGLGDWSKPWLSDLNWALSAVSVPEGWRYIGLYMIILYSALISIPADIEEAARIDGASSWNLFRSIKMPLIKPVLMVSIIMATTGALKGFDIPYIMTNGGPGRVTELLPTYMYKTAFSSLDFGYGSAMAVFIVIESLIAVAFIRRMMDSKET; this is translated from the coding sequence ATGGATAAAGTCCTGCGCAACCGCAAAGCCGCTCTCGTCTTTCTGCTGCCTGCATTATTGGTGTATTTGCTCACCGTGCTGGCGCCTATCCTTTGGTCGATGTATTTCAGTTTCTTCTCCTGGGACGGAGTTTCAGATATGCTCTATATCGGCTTTGACAATTACACCAAGATGTTCGGCGGCGACAAGACATTCTGGAAGGCATTCAGCAACAATCTGATCTATGTTTCCATTATTGTAGCCATGCAGGTGTTGCTCGGTTTGTTGGTTGCCATCTTACTGACCAATATCACCAAAGGGAGAGAATTGTTCAAAACCTTATATTTTGCCCCTGCCATCATCACCTCAGTAGCGATAGCACAGTTGTTCCAAAATGTGTACTCGTTTGAGCCGGTCGGAATCCTGAACTTTTGTCTGCAGCAGATAGGTCTTGGAGACTGGAGCAAACCTTGGCTGTCCGACCTCAACTGGGCTCTGAGTGCGGTATCGGTACCCGAAGGCTGGCGTTATATCGGTCTTTATATGATTATTCTGTATAGTGCATTAATTTCCATTCCTGCCGATATCGAGGAGGCGGCCAGAATTGATGGAGCTTCTTCGTGGAATCTGTTTCGTTCGATCAAAATGCCGCTGATCAAGCCAGTTCTGATGGTTTCAATCATTATGGCGACTACGGGGGCGCTGAAAGGGTTCGACATCCCGTATATCATGACAAACGGGGGGCCTGGCCGCGTAACAGAATTGTTGCCAACCTATATGTATAAAACCGCATTCTCCAGTCTGGACTTCGGCTATGGCAGCGCGATGGCTGTATTTATCGTCATTGAAAGCCTCATTGCAGTTGCCTTTATCAGACGGATGATGGACAGTAAGGAGACCTGA
- a CDS encoding ABC transporter substrate-binding protein, with translation MKRYVKWLTLSLSLVVLAAMVSACGGKNTNNGASETGSANPQKVDKKTYKWFVARGVDSPPAVTVKEIADEFSRTHPEFELVLEGTGDRPSYLQKLRTLIASNEMPAMFDTDPDAYASKLVEQGKLVDMKKLLEELGKYEDFRPVALQYQQFADGSMYTFPLEYGIEVFWYNIKMFKDLGLEPPKTFDEFMEVAEKLKQSGVTPIAVDGKDKWPVLRYLAYKPFRMTGNDFIENVKQGKASFKDPAGMEGIKFVHDLGTKGYFQQGFTATDYTAARDLYLSGKAGMYYMGSWETMNFVNDKVSAEMKDNIGFFRLPMMEGATTADNDYFINSGIGVAFNQETFDDTMKEFVKFLLEQYPKAYTEKGQFSPFNYSLDQEQGMPELFYKIQDEIAKSGNVFAVPWDTRLDPATNELLGNELNALALGAHTPEEFAELMDQAIKENAPKYFK, from the coding sequence ATGAAACGTTATGTCAAATGGCTGACTCTCTCGTTATCACTGGTTGTCCTAGCGGCGATGGTGAGCGCATGCGGAGGCAAAAATACTAATAACGGCGCTTCAGAAACCGGATCGGCGAATCCGCAGAAGGTGGACAAGAAAACATACAAGTGGTTCGTGGCCCGCGGCGTAGACAGCCCTCCGGCTGTTACTGTAAAGGAGATTGCAGATGAGTTCTCAAGGACGCATCCGGAATTCGAGCTGGTTCTGGAGGGCACGGGTGATCGCCCGTCCTATCTGCAGAAGCTGCGGACATTGATTGCGAGCAATGAGATGCCCGCCATGTTTGATACAGATCCGGATGCCTATGCTTCCAAGCTCGTGGAGCAAGGCAAACTGGTCGATATGAAAAAACTGCTGGAGGAGCTGGGGAAATATGAAGATTTCCGTCCGGTGGCCCTGCAATATCAGCAGTTCGCAGACGGCAGCATGTATACTTTCCCGCTAGAATATGGAATCGAGGTATTCTGGTACAACATCAAGATGTTCAAGGATCTTGGCCTGGAGCCGCCGAAGACGTTCGATGAGTTCATGGAGGTTGCCGAGAAGCTGAAGCAAAGCGGGGTTACGCCGATTGCCGTCGACGGCAAGGATAAATGGCCGGTTCTCCGGTACCTGGCGTACAAACCGTTCCGCATGACAGGCAATGATTTTATCGAAAATGTAAAGCAAGGCAAAGCATCCTTCAAGGACCCGGCCGGCATGGAAGGGATTAAGTTCGTTCACGATCTGGGCACCAAAGGGTACTTTCAGCAAGGATTCACTGCAACGGATTACACCGCAGCGCGCGATTTGTACCTGAGCGGCAAAGCCGGGATGTATTACATGGGTTCATGGGAAACTATGAACTTTGTAAATGATAAAGTAAGCGCAGAAATGAAGGACAATATCGGTTTTTTCCGGCTTCCCATGATGGAAGGTGCCACAACGGCTGACAATGATTATTTTATCAACTCGGGTATCGGCGTTGCCTTCAACCAGGAGACCTTCGATGATACGATGAAGGAATTCGTCAAATTCCTTCTGGAGCAATACCCGAAGGCCTATACGGAAAAAGGCCAATTCTCGCCTTTCAATTATTCACTGGATCAAGAGCAGGGGATGCCGGAGCTCTTCTATAAAATTCAGGACGAAATCGCGAAATCCGGCAACGTCTTTGCGGTCCCGTGGGATACGCGCCTTGATCCGGCCACGAATGAGCTGCTCGGCAATGAATTGAATGCCCTGGCTCTGGGAGCCCATACTCCGGAAGAGTTTGCCGAACTAATGGATCAGGCGATTAAAGAAAACGCGCCGAAATACTTCAAATAG